Genomic DNA from Misgurnus anguillicaudatus chromosome 18, ASM2758022v2, whole genome shotgun sequence:
GCCATGTGTTAACCAGACTTAACCAGTACAGCGTGGTGCAAAGAACAACCAGGTCTTGGGTTTGAATCACAACGAATATATACTGATAAgatttatacattaaataagtCCCTTTGGattgcaaaaatgtaattataccaCAAAATATCAAACTTTGGTTCAAGCGTGTCAAAATCTCCTGAGAGCATATCTACAGCATAGATTGACATGGTGAACTCTTCCTTTAATAGTAAGTGTATTACCTTTAGGGGCTGATTCCTCCGGATCACAGCCAGCTCAATGTTCTTGCCCCCGGATTGCACAACCTATGTGGCACAGATCATATACAATTGCTCCAGCAAACATGTTACATCCCGTCAACTATGTGATATGAGAATGTGTTTGTACACACTTAACCGTGGTAATGATGGATTTACCTCTAGTAAGGCTTTGATGGCCAGTTTGATGGCATCGTTATCAGTAGCGATGGCTTCGTCTGTGTAGTTTTTCTCCAAAAACTCCCTCACTGTTTTCGCGCTACGGCCGATTGCGTTTGCCTGATGACACAGATGAGATCAATACACGCAAAACGGGTGCAGAAGAATACAACCGATCAATCGCTGCTTTCCTAACGCTTCTTTGCCTTCCATGCATGGTATGTTCCAGAGGGGTCTGTCTGATATAGACGTGGAGTGCCATCGTAGTCAAAACCCACAATAAGGGCAGAGATACCAAAGGGACGACGTCCATTGCTTTGAGTGTAACGCTGCAAAATgagcaaacacaaaaacataaaaaacaataagttgCAACCAATGTATTAATGTAGGCTTTATTGCCTGATACACTGTAGTTTGTCCTTGTGCTCTACTTGAACACAAAGTCAGCAAGATGGGAATGAATAGATTGATAGATTTATTATCATTATAGCAGAATAAGTATATTACCTGTTTAAGTGTGGCGATGTAGCGGGTGATGTACTCTACAGTAACTGGGTCCTCTACTGTAAGTCTGTGACTTTGGCACTCTACTCTCGCTCTGTTGATGACAATCCTGGCATCTGCTGTAAGACCTGGACAACACACAAACAGGTTTTTTATTAGTATGCCTTTCATTAGCACTGAACTAATAAGCTTgcattgctaacacaatgcaCTACCGATTGTGCTACAGTGTCAGGAACACAGGTACAGCAGCTACAGATAAGCATACAAACAGATTAAAGGGAGATTTCGCatgacactttttttaaatctttggtgtccccagagtacataccGTAAtttccggagtataagtcgcatcagtcaaaaatgcgttttgaagaggaaaaaccATATAAAAGTCGCAATGGCCTATAcgttgcgtttatttagaaaatgatttcacaaaatccaagccatagaacagacatttaatctggaaagttattcaactaaaccaTAGCAAGGAagagcaggctgaataggtgtccatacatgttaaagtaacataaacagttatttacacgatacacaatagcatacctgggaggctgaataggctaaattaatatgacaagccaaatcaagttcaaaaagatCCCGAAGTCaatccacatcactgaatccattgaattacataaatacaggagcagcatagagcggactctCGGGGCTGTAGGCGGTAAtagtttctcttggttcatatgaaatatTTTTGATGTATGagtcgcacctgactagaagttccaggacccgccaaactatgaaaaaagtgcgacttgtagtccggaaaatacggtatgtgAAGGTTAAGCTGAAAATActatatagatcatttattttataatgttaaaattgccagtttgtaggtgtgagcaaaatatgtaggttttgggtgtgtcctgttaaagggacaataagtaggatttacccccatctagtggtgaaattgtattttgcattcaaacaaaaagtgctctctagcgcctcgtttttccaaatgcgtgttgcaacgaCGGTAGCCGTTAagtactcactgatctccttgtgcgtttcagctagttcacatgttctgaatgaaaacgcgttgtggaaacgcgttggtaggctagtgctttttgtccctgtctgctattatagtttatcagtatggcggaacgacatggaagaaATTCTAATCTTATAAAGAAAAGTCAGAGCACTGGAAGGGGTCATTGACATGaacaaggacatatttatgaataaagacattgattttgattaataaaacacttaaaatcctacttactgtccctttaaatgcaaacacTGCTCGCCATAatggtgttttttatttttattaaaacttaattgtgctgtcaattattttctctctcggtgctgtggttggataatactgccccttaatctgcactattatAATAAAATCCCCTTtagacatcacaaggggagccaaatttcaatgagctattttttccacatgcttgcggATAATGGTTTACCAgaactaagttactgagttgttctttttcacatttttagcacttaaacattattaaatataaacaaaaattggggacatatcatgaaaatttgaccttccatgtttaagtgctataaatggCTCCAGTACTTCTATCAacgaagaaaatgtgaaaaataacaacccagtaacttagttttggtaaaccattctctgctagcatgtgaaaaaatagctaattgacatttggctcctcttgtgatgtcaaaaggggataataccgccccttaatctgcactatccaaccacagcactgcaatttagtgcagatatcagctcatttgcattttaaccaaaatggcacatctttcctcacacatacaaagtggtacttttaatattttatactaaattatctatatgatatattttgagctaaaatttcacatatgtactctggagacaccaaagttttatttgacatcttaaaaaagtcttgtaaaaatGTCCATTTAAAACAAAGATAAATGAGGCTTACCTGCAAAGGCCATGCACACATGCTCATCCAGAGCACAGATTTTCCTGACGGTTCTCTCCTCCTGAAGTTTTGCCACTGACTTCTTCTCAACACCCAGGACAACAATATCCTTTCCCCTTATTCCAaccttaaaacaaaaatattgtaAGTATTTGGATGCTGCCAACGTTAGCCATGTCAACTCCTTTGCTATGGGCTTACATCGCCCTCTATAGGACAAATGAGTAATCACATCGAGAAAACGAAACTTTGTGTGTCATGTTGTCAAGGCCTTATAAAACGTAAACGTCCTAACAATCAATtaaaagacattgatttttatttattttgtaaaaccCGAAGTAATTATAACTTTCCCGAGGTTGTAAACGTACTAAGCACAGTTATCCAGACCTTTGTAACTGTTAATTTCATTCATTAGCTGGCTAGCTCGTTTACCAAATCCCAGTCACAATTTCTTCACAGTGTACACTGTGTGTTAGACTTAAGTGTTAAATGCATTTATGACAACACGATAACAAGCAAATGGCAGTTCTTATGTAGTTTTAATATCTGCAGGATTAGCACATGCTAATGTTAGCCGCAACATGCAAGTCACGCTTAGCTCTGTCTCACTTAAAACACTGTTGCAAATAAATCCAACGAGCCAACTGTTTCCTAACAATCATAAACGATCGCATTATGTGTATATGTACCTAACGTTAGCACTTGTTCACCATAAACCATTATTAAGCAGTGATGAGTCTGTGCATTTGTGTAGCCGTTAGCCAACACGCTAACCCTCTTGACTAGATGATGTAAATACTCACAGCAGTTGAGCCCTTCTTTACTGCCTCCTGAGCATATTCCACTTGAAACAGGTGACCATCAGGAGAAAACACTGTTATAGCTCTGTCATATCTTGCAGCCATTTCTGCACACTAAACACAAATGTACAAACGCACAGTTAGCCGATAGTTTTCAAGCACAGTCTGCCAAAGAGGTTTCGAAATTAAAGGCGCATGCGCAATTTTCGCGCGCGTTGAATTGTGGGAGTTGTATGATGTTGTGTGGTACACAATAAACTCACGTTTGGTgtcttgtaaaaattatttctttatGGACGTAATAATTCGGTCAATTTACTGTCAAATAAAAACGACTGAAAGGTTTATGTTTAGTTTTGGTTTGGCATTGGCATTTCACTACACTTTGATCTTATTCTGTAAACTAATTATCAGTATAAATGCGTTTAAAATTGTTTAGAGTGGGGGTAATTTTTTCCAAAACAAGAATTTAAATCTGCTTAAAAGGTTTCTTTTCTTATATGATTTTAACAAAGTGGGAAATAAatagaaactatttaaaaaaaaaacgtatagcttttgttaaacacatttttattcattttttaaaaaacgctttgaacttaaaaacagacattttcaGGACTGTCCCACCACAAACAGTTTAATCCTTTGTTGTTAAACATTATTAGTGTGCTTGTTGGGGGCTCCAGGGTGTGTCACTAAAGAGCATGTTTGAGAAAAATTATAAGAATTATGTGTAAGAAAAACTGTCTTGTATGGATGATTTACATTTAGTTGTAATGATACATACGGTTTCATGACGTGCATGGATCAAAAATGTgtggagaggtttggcagccaggcaataattcaaggacctgtagctaacataaacatttattttacaccgTAACGTTAGCTCATTGTAGGCAGAAAATTTTTCAGAAACCCCAAAGCTCAAAATTTATCCCATGGCTAGACAGAACATACATTCCCATTTGCAAAGATACCTGGATTGTAAAAATCCGTTGAGGATTGAGAAAGTTATGCTATTTTTAATAGAAATCAGAGGGAAAAGTTATATATGGATGTCAGTGGAAAGTGTGTGACCAAAAATGCTGCTTATTcacatgtttttgcttgtaactTTCTCATTTCATCAGATATTTGCATGAAATTTGAACAGAATGTAGAATTTtgttaaatcatgaacatttactgttttagttGGAATAGGCATCAGACTTTAGTTGGAATGGGCATCAGACCCATTGTAAGCATGGTTTTTAGAACGATGATGAATTATGTTGCTGAAATCGTCTAAAAAGCTACATCCCAGCAATGACAGCTGTGCAGACATCAGGACTTATATCAGTTGGTGTATGATAATTTTTAGGTTAAGATGCATCCCTGCTGGCAGCAGCATTTTTATTGCACTTCACCAAACTTTGTTTCACATTTCATCTTTATGTTCGACATAAATGCTGCTATCAAACCTACAACATCATTGGCTGCACTATGTAAATACACAGAGTATAGAAACTATTCTTATGTCTGTATACTATTATATACAATTgaataccctactgaaaaatccagctaagaccagcataagctggcgagcttgttttagctggtctcccagcttggttttagctggttttgctggtgtacactgaaaaaaatgattcattgaatttaataaattttttaaggtaagtggttgcaatcaatttatttaagcttttattcaaccacttaccttaaaaaaattgattaaattcaatgaatcatttttttcagtgtagaaagctggtctagctgtgttttggtcactttttaagctgttTTTTAAGACCAgttgacccaccagcttgaccagctttgccaggctgtgagaaccagcttaaaccagctactacCACCTTAGACTCGCAaataccagcttatgctggtcttagctggatttttcagtagggtattatttattttataattcttGAAACTGTTTgttgctgctgttgttgttgctgttttACACTGCAGGGATTGAGGGAACGATATTTCGATACTTTGTATGTGTGGCACATTCAGTAGAATTGACaataaacagggttcccacgggtccttgaaatccttgaaagtttgtgaatctggcgaaaaattcaaggccctgggaagtttttgaaaatatacacatGTAGATACAGGCCATTGAAAgggcttgaatctattttatgcaagaagttttctggggggaaaaatccatataattccctgtgtagtgtaggataagatcacaaaaattctagactttttaagaacaggttacgtatgtaataggctttatgcccagctgcactacttcctgaacttcagccagctccttgtttcctgtctgccattattggacaaactgattaatccaggtgtgtctgattattgttgttgtgactactgaggtcaggcacacctggattaatcagtttgttttgtgactactgaggtcaggcataCCTGGATtcatcagtttgtccaataatggcagacaggaaacaaggagctggcttcAGAAAGTTCAgtaagtagtgcagctgggcataaagcctattctgCCCTACAAGGGCAAAAGGCAGTAACTTCGTTTTTGGTCAAAAATTACTTACTGATATTTTTGAGACATTCAAGACCTCCTTTATTACTTGCATTAGTATCTTGAGGCAATGTTATGTTTTTtcgagaaaataaaaataaagaagaaaTTAGCTGACAACTGAAACTCACTATAAGTCTaaactttaaagtcatttttctcagtttcacaCTCTAGCGAGTTAAGGTCTTTttcctttgtagggcagtattgttgttccctaagaagggaacaagatgctgcgtctcccttgccatacttcctgccgtccctgtaatgccatctttggcagtatttcagatagcgatattcTTCCTGGCTTTCGCGTCACCCtatctttgtcgttaagccttaccattggttgaatttgatatactgtacacatttagatgcacttacccctggaggcgtccccaaagtgtcaccacagtgacgcagcgcaagttcccacgaaagggaactgtaacaatgtatcttaaaaggtaacacgatgtaaccttgctctcacttgaaaatATGTCCCACATTTAGTCTTTTAATTTAAGGGTATTAGACCCTGAAAGTTCTTGAAAGATCCTTgaattttaagttaactaaagtgtggGAACCCCGAATAAAGTTGACTTTGAtgatttttcttaaataaaaatagaGAGTAGTGCATGGGATAGACAGAAGAACAGAAGACTGAcaatgtgtttatgtgtgtattttttggCTATTATAAACCAGAATTACATTTAACAAATTCAGAAAAACAAATTGTATCCATTATGCCCATATTTTCTATATATTGTTTTAACCCTTAACTGTCGCCGTCCCGTATACGGGACACCTGTATTTACTTCAATATTGTTgaggtaaatgttaatctatcactacaacctatatattgttggaaaggtctaagcctctagaatacatatttcagcagtgttttataaaataaattatgaagggagagtaattgattcatttatgaagagagtgcgcctcaaaacatttatatcctgcTAAATATCACTGTCTTGCCAGCGGGGCGCCTacgtttacttcagtgttttccaTGTAaattcttatccaatcatgacaaactatatatcattggaaagctctaagtgtgtagttttcatatatcCTCACCATTTtggttttacatatttataacactaaacccctactctaaacctaaaaaatcttgataaactatatatatcactggaaagctctcagaatgtagttttcatatttctaggtcatctgatgatagaaataatgtagtgacagtttttagttacatgaccccaccccccataggaatgcatattaattttatatattcataattctaatatcatattataaatcttcaaaaatgttgacaaactatatatcattggaaagctccaagactgtagttttcatatttcaaaacattttagcagtaataataatgcagtgacagttatttattaatttgcagcaagagtatgcagcaaaccgttgacacctagtggcctttgttggtaaaacgaaaaaaaaaaagtcacacaaacctcattttttgtgattttacctTGAAAATTGAATCACAACAACTTGAGACTTATGGCTTCATTTTTgcattatttcttttttgaaatatttacatttttatagttttactataaaattaatatgttatggaattatttttatttattaaaagaaatttaaactgctataacatttttttctgtttaatattttCATATCCAGACACTTCAGTGAAAAACcttaaattgtcttctttaaaacaagaccaagattaggcttctagacaaaaaaatgccagagttatattaatttaaaggtgcacgTCAAATTCCCCCCACACACTTAAAAGGGTTGGGTGACAGCAAAGgggttaaagagcacctatttattgctaaaaaaacaacattattttgggtatttggtataatacaatgggTTTGCGTAGTTTATGATTAAAAACACTTTtcaatttttgtagctccagattttactgAAATGcattgaaaagctctgtgtccctgattggccagctaatctgtacgttgtgattggtctgaatacctctgatgtcagccaaaaacgtgacgctccttaccatgtttgaaagattcagttgCTAACGAGTTACCTTACAGGCTGTGAAGCAgtaggaattatgataatatcggtcttgtctacatcaacaatcccaggaagtaaactgttgccaacaatccatgtgtttgttgtagtccaagaaaagagatttacgttggagacgataactcgtgtcatcatttactttggagtttgtaccttttgcatatcgttaacatgtactaatacacacttacacaccaaatacatttttaaaaaggtgAATCGGACAACAGGTGCTATTTAAATTAAAGATCTTAACTGTATTCATGTTTGGTGATGTTTGTCTTTttgttgttagtgtttttcctTAAATTGTTCTTCAGGACTTTAAGCAGTCTTTAATACAGTTAAATTGTTTTCATTATGCTCTGTGAATGTCACCCTGCTATTTAGCCACCTGACTGTCATTTACCCGTGATATCAAGTAAACCTTCAACAGTTTTGAACACATGTAAGACAGCATGTTGTCTTTGACAAGTACTTCTAGAAGTACCTGCACTATCTAACACTTTCATGCTTGACATCAAAGGCCATTATGGTGCCACCAAACCTCTCATCAATGCTTCATCAAGAGCAAGGTAAACCTGCAGAGAACAAACCACAAGTCTCCCGTACCTTATTAAAAATGtccttttaattaaattcaacaAATAAGAATACATTAAACTAAATATGATACGACTGGGAATACTGGGGTTTGTGTTGGGAGACCATGGAGCAGTGTTCAAAGAGACAGAAATGAGAAATGCCCACCCACTAGTGTTCCTTAGCTGTGTATTCCCTCAAACCAAACTAATGAGGACCTTCTGTAGCACTCGCTAATGCTCGCAACCTCAGCGTTTCTTACGGGAGTCACCTGTGGGGGACACAAGGGGTCTCTAAGCAAGTGACTTACCTAATAGTGTGTCAGAACTATTCTGAAGTAAACCAGGTTGTGGGCTGTAAACATACTAAAAAGTGTGTCCGTTCAAACTCATTTTTTGGAGGATTTCTTGTTTATTTAACAATCTGagctgtgtttactgtaaatgaaTGTTTGCTCAATCGACaatacagctaattttttataaatttctgTTAAAGTATCAGTAAaacttaataaaatataaatattaaatagtgCTGGTGACCATTAtccacactcttaaaaaataGAGGTGCTCAAAAGGTTCTTTACAGTGATGCCATAGATCAGGGGTGGgaaaccctggtcctggagaaccactgtcctgcagagtttagttcccaccctaattaaacacacctgaaaaatcaacttaaagttttcaggattacttggaaatgaaattcaggtgtgtttgattagggttggaactaaactctgcaggacactcCTGCCATAGaacaaccttttttttttggttcctcaaagaaccattttttttcttccCTTTTATAGGGTGACCGACCATATGTGCCATGTATCCCGGACACGTCCTGGCCAGAATTTTAGGTGTGTCATCCTGAAGTCACATTTGTCGACCTCATACATCACCGAGGTACTCAtgtttcagttaaaaacattataaaattaagatttatttctcttaagacatacaatcattgtagttttattcttaccttaaaatgtaacggctgcttttctgaaatagaaCCTGAAATATTAAACCAATGCAACTTCCGGAGGACACACCCGAAATCCTCGTTATCATGGCACCTGTCAGTGGGTGGGATATATTAGACAGCAAGTGAAAATTTTGTCCCCAAGTTGATGTGTTGGAAGCATCTCCAAAACTGCAGCTCTTGTGGTGTGTTCCCGGTCTGCATTGGTCAGTACAGTACCTATCAAAAGTGGTCCAAGGAAGGAAAAGCGACGAACCGGTGACAGGGTCATGACCAAAGCTCATTGATGCACGTGGGGAGCGAAGGCCGGTCCGTGTGGTCCGATCCAACAGACGAGCTACTGAAAAAGTGAATGCTGGTTCTGATATAAAGGTGTCAGAAAATAGTTTGTTGCGTATGGGACTGCGTAGCCGCAGACCAGTCAGGGTGCCTATGCTGACCCCTGTCCACTGCCGAAAACGCCTACAATGGGCAAGTGAGCATCAGAACTGGACCGCAGAAGAAGGTGGCCTGGTCTGATGTTTTTGTTTTCCGGTGAAGGCATTGTGATGCTTTGAGCGATGTTCTGCCGGGAAACCTTGGGTCCTGCCATTCATGTGGATGTTACTTTGATGCGTACCACCTACCTAAGAATTGTTTCAGACCACCCTTTCATGGAAATCTTTTCAGTATTCTCATGGCATTGGCctctttcagcaggataatacGCCCTGCCACAAAGCAAAAATGGTTTAGGAATGGATTTAAGGAACACAACAACAAGTTCAAGGTGTTGACTTGGCCTCCAAATTCCCCAGATCTCAATCCAATCGAGCATCTGGGAtgtgctggacaaacaagtttTGATCCATAGGGTGGGGCTTGCAACTTACAGGACTTAAAGGATCTGCTGCTATAACAACTTGGTGCCAGATACCACTTTTTCAGTATCTTTTCCTAACCTTTGGATgtaaaaggttctttatggcaATGGTTCTCAAACATGCTGCCctccttgtgtacggtgcatccctTGGAGTCTCCcccaaaaatgacataaaacattctaaaattgtattttttaattaacaaaacatattaaatgatataatgtagagctgttggttagtagcatttttttctgaggtttaatgacatagaatttatgataaattcacgta
This window encodes:
- the psma8 gene encoding proteasome subunit alpha-type 8, which produces MAARYDRAITVFSPDGHLFQVEYAQEAVKKGSTAVGIRGKDIVVLGVEKKSVAKLQEERTVRKICALDEHVCMAFAGLTADARIVINRARVECQSHRLTVEDPVTVEYITRYIATLKQRYTQSNGRRPFGISALIVGFDYDGTPRLYQTDPSGTYHAWKANAIGRSAKTVREFLEKNYTDEAIATDNDAIKLAIKALLEVVQSGGKNIELAVIRRNQPLKILESKEIETLVAEIEKEKEEEAEKKKQKKSS